The stretch of DNA TGCTCGCCTGCCAGTTGGGCAGCTGCGTCGGCCAGCGCGAGCGGGGTCTCGACTCGGTAGCTGGCGTAGAGGCGGTTAGGATCGCGCTTCATGAGTTCAGTCCTCTCTCCGCGTCGCACGGTCAATCGCCACCGCCGCCAAGATCACCCCCCCCTTGATGACTTGCTGCCAGTAGGGGGAAACCTCCAGCAGCACTAGCCCGTTGTTCAGCACCCCAATGATCAGGCAACCCAGCACGGCCCCGAGCACTGAGCCGCGTCCCCCTGAGAGTGAGGCGCCACCGATTACAACCGCAGCGATCGAGTCGAGCTCGTAGGCGACGCCCGCGTTGGGAGTCGCCGAGTCAAGCCGTGCCGCCACCAAGATGCCCGCCATGCCGGCGAGCCCGCCGCAGAGAGTGTAAGCAAGCAGCTTTACACGGCCGACATTGATACCGCTGAGAGCCGCTGCTCGCTCGGCGCCACCCACCGCGTAGAGATGCCGGCCGAATCGAGTCCGCTGCGTCACCACAACGAAGACGGCGACAAGGCCGAGGACAATCCAGGTCGGGGTCGGCAAGTAGAGGAGCTGACCGGCTCCAAGGTAACCGAAGTCCGCGCCAAGGCCGGTGATCGGGTGGCTGCCGGTCCAGAGCATCGTGAGACCGCGGGCGATGCTAAGCATGCCGAGCGTTGCGACGAACGGCGGCAGACCAAATCGGGTAATCGCTACGCCGTTGAAAGCGCCGCACACCAGGCCGACGACGACACCTACGACGACGGCGCCAACAGGCGTTACGGCAACATGCAAATCGAGTGGAGCAATATCGACCCCATGTTTCAGAAGCCCTGCACCAACCGCGCCCGATAACGCCAAGACCGAACCGACCGATAAGTCGATTCCGCCCGAGAGAATCACGAGCGTCATCCCAATCGACAGGCAGAGATTCACTGAAATCTGCCGTAGGACATTGACTCCATTGTCCAAGTGCAAGAACGATTCGGTCGCTAGTGAGAGTCCGATCATCAGCAGCGCAAGAGCAGCAACTGACTGAAGCCGTGCGGCATAGGTACCTATCGATCGCGAATCACTCATGCCGACCTCCTCGCCCCGCCTTCGGGCAAAGCGGCTGCGAGCAGACTCTGGTCGTCCGCATCGGCGGCAGTGAACTCGCCCGTTAAACGGCCCTCGCACATCACGAGCACCCGATCGGAGAGCATCCGTACCTCCCAAGCTTCTGACGAAAC from Botrimarina mediterranea encodes:
- a CDS encoding ABC transporter permease, giving the protein MSDSRSIGTYAARLQSVAALALLMIGLSLATESFLHLDNGVNVLRQISVNLCLSIGMTLVILSGGIDLSVGSVLALSGAVGAGLLKHGVDIAPLDLHVAVTPVGAVVVGVVVGLVCGAFNGVAITRFGLPPFVATLGMLSIARGLTMLWTGSHPITGLGADFGYLGAGQLLYLPTPTWIVLGLVAVFVVVTQRTRFGRHLYAVGGAERAAALSGINVGRVKLLAYTLCGGLAGMAGILVAARLDSATPNAGVAYELDSIAAVVIGGASLSGGRGSVLGAVLGCLIIGVLNNGLVLLEVSPYWQQVIKGGVILAAVAIDRATRRED